Proteins found in one Channa argus isolate prfri chromosome 7, Channa argus male v1.0, whole genome shotgun sequence genomic segment:
- the LOC137130273 gene encoding sulfotransferase 2B1-like isoform X1 yields MSSSESVQYHGLLLPPVAHTLESLEYAQHFSVEDTDVFGVTYPKSGTVWMQEILPLVLNGGDLTPIQTIPNWDRVPWLEETRLAKVVDRLKSPRALVSHFPYYLMPQSLHTSKAKVIYIMRNPKDVMVSSYYFHRMAGFLEDPGTFDEFMEKFLEGKVLFGKWTDHVKGWRLAKLGDRILYITYEEMVKDLPEALRHISDFLGRNLSEETIQKIAEHCSFKSMKANQMSNFSLVPKKYMDSEKSNFFRKGVVGDWKNHFNTEQLARFTSVIRKQLEGESFSLPWSLD; encoded by the exons aTGTCTTCCTCCGAGAGCGTTCAATACCACGGTCTTCTTCTGCCCCCAGTAGCTCACACCCTTGAAAGTTTGGAGTATGCTCAACATTTCTCTGTGGAAGATACTGACGTGTTTGGTGTGACTTACCCCAAATCAG GTACAGTCTGGATGCAGGAGATCCTCCCCCTGGTGCTGAATGGAGGCGATCTGACGCCCATCCAAACTATTCCTAATTGGGACAGGGTTCCCTGGCTGGAAGAGACGAGATTAGCAAAGGTTGTTGATCGGCTGAAATCACCACGGGCACTGGTTTCACATTTTCCCTACTACCTCATGCCCCAATCTTTACACACCTCCAAAGCCAAG GTGATCTATATTATGAGAAACCCCAAGGATGTCATGGTTTCCTCCTACTACTTCCACCGAATGGCTGGATTTCTTGAAGATCCGGGGACATTCGATGAATTCATGGAGAAATTCTTGGAGggcaaag TGCTGTTTGGAAAATGGACAGACCATGTGAAGGGTTGGAGACTAGCAAAGCTGGGAGACAGAATATTGTACATCACATATGAAGAAATGGTTAAG GACCTGCCTGAAGCTCTCAGGCACATTTCAGATTTCCTGGGCAGAAATCTGAGTGAAGAGACAATTCAGAAGATAGCAGAGCATTGCTCCTTTAAATCTATGAAGGCCAACCAAATGTCCAACTTCAGCTTGGTGCCAAAGAAATATATGGACTCTGAGAAATCAaatttttttagaaaag GTGTGGTTGGAGACTGGAAAAACCATTTCAACACAGAGCAACTGGCTCGATTCACATCAGTCATTCGCAAACAGCTGGAGGGTGAGAGCTTCTCTCTGCCGTGGAGCCTGGATTGA
- the LOC137130273 gene encoding sulfotransferase 2B1-like isoform X2, with amino-acid sequence MSSEMYMYYHGLMVPRETHSQESLNFAQEFSFKDDDVLAVTYPKSGTVWMQEILPLVLNGGDLTPIQTIPNWDRVPWLEETRLAKVVDRLKSPRALVSHFPYYLMPQSLHTSKAKVIYIMRNPKDVMVSSYYFHRMAGFLEDPGTFDEFMEKFLEGKVLFGKWTDHVKGWRLAKLGDRILYITYEEMVKDLPEALRHISDFLGRNLSEETIQKIAEHCSFKSMKANQMSNFSLVPKKYMDSEKSNFFRKGVVGDWKNHFNTEQLARFTSVIRKQLEGESFSLPWSLD; translated from the exons ATGTCTTCCGAGATGTATATGTATTATCATGGACTTATGGTTCCCAGAGAGACTCACTCGCAAGAGAGCTTGAACTTTGCACAGGAATTCTCGTTTAAAGACGATGATGTCTTGGCTGTAACTTACCCGAAATCAG GTACAGTCTGGATGCAGGAGATCCTCCCCCTGGTGCTGAATGGAGGCGATCTGACGCCCATCCAAACTATTCCTAATTGGGACAGGGTTCCCTGGCTGGAAGAGACGAGATTAGCAAAGGTTGTTGATCGGCTGAAATCACCACGGGCACTGGTTTCACATTTTCCCTACTACCTCATGCCCCAATCTTTACACACCTCCAAAGCCAAG GTGATCTATATTATGAGAAACCCCAAGGATGTCATGGTTTCCTCCTACTACTTCCACCGAATGGCTGGATTTCTTGAAGATCCGGGGACATTCGATGAATTCATGGAGAAATTCTTGGAGggcaaag TGCTGTTTGGAAAATGGACAGACCATGTGAAGGGTTGGAGACTAGCAAAGCTGGGAGACAGAATATTGTACATCACATATGAAGAAATGGTTAAG GACCTGCCTGAAGCTCTCAGGCACATTTCAGATTTCCTGGGCAGAAATCTGAGTGAAGAGACAATTCAGAAGATAGCAGAGCATTGCTCCTTTAAATCTATGAAGGCCAACCAAATGTCCAACTTCAGCTTGGTGCCAAAGAAATATATGGACTCTGAGAAATCAaatttttttagaaaag GTGTGGTTGGAGACTGGAAAAACCATTTCAACACAGAGCAACTGGCTCGATTCACATCAGTCATTCGCAAACAGCTGGAGGGTGAGAGCTTCTCTCTGCCGTGGAGCCTGGATTGA
- the LOC137130272 gene encoding sulfotransferase 2B1-like isoform X4, which yields MSSEMYMYYHGLMVPRETHPQESLNFAQEFSFKDDDVLAVTYPKSGTVWMQEILSLVLNGGDLTPIQTIPNWDRVPWLENTRLAKVVDRLKSPRALVSHFPYYLMPQSLHTSKAKVIYIMRNPKDVMVSSYYFHRMARFLEDPGTFDEFMEKFLEGKVLFGKWTDHVKGWRLAKLGDRILYITYEEMVKDLPEALRHISDFLGRNLSEETIQKIAEHCSFKSMKANQMSNFSLVPKKYMDSEKSNFFRKAYTSGI from the exons ATGTCTTCCGAGATGTATATGTATTATCATGGACTTATGGTTCCCAGAGAGACTCACCCGCAAGAGAGCTTGAACTTTGCACAGGAATTCTCGTTTAAAGACGATGATGTCTTGGCTGTAACTTACCCGAAATCAG GTACAGTCTGGATGCAGGAGATCCTCTCACTGGTGCTGAATGGAGGCGATCTGACGCCCATCCAAACTATTCCTAATTGGGACAGGGTTCCCTGGCTGGAAAACACGAGATTAGCAAAGGTTGTTGATCGGCTGAAATCACCACGGGCACTGGTTTCACATTTTCCCTATTACCTCATGCCCCAATCTTTACACACCTCCAAAGCCAAG GTGATCTATATTATGAGAAACCCCAAGGATGTCATGGTTTCCTCCTACTACTTCCACCGAATGGCTAGATTTCTTGAAGATCCGGGGACATTCGATGAATTCATGGAGAAATTCTTAGAGggcaaag TGCTGTTTGGAAAATGGACAGACCATGTGAAGGGTTGGAGACTAGCAAAGCTGGGAGACAGAATATTGTACATCACATATGAAGAAATGGTTAAG GACCTGCCTGAAGCTCTCAGACACATTTCAGATTTCCTGGGCAGAAATCTGAGTGAAGAGACAATTCAGAAGATAGCAGAGCATTGCTCCTTTAAATCTATGAAGGCCAACCAAATGTCCAACTTCAGCTTGGTGCCAAAGAAATATATGGACTCTGAGAAATCAaatttttttagaaaag CTTATACCTCTGGAATCTAA
- the LOC137130272 gene encoding sulfotransferase 2B1-like isoform X3 → MNAVYAHTLESLEYAQHFSVEDTDVFGVTYPKSGTVWMQEILSLVLNGGDLTPIQTIPNWDRVPWLENTRLAKVVDRLKSPRALVSHFPYYLMPQSLHTSKAKVIYIMRNPKDVMVSSYYFHRMARFLEDPGTFDEFMEKFLEGKVLFGKWTDHVKGWRLAKLGDRILYITYEEMVKDLPEALRHISDFLGRNLSEETIQKIAEHCSFKSMKANQMSNFSLVPKKYMDSEKSNFFRKGVVGDWKNHFNTEQLARFTSVIRKELEGESFSLPWSLD, encoded by the exons ATGAATGCAGTTTATG CTCACACCCTTGAAAGTTTGGAGTATGCTCAACATTTCTCTGTGGAAGATACTGACGTGTTTGGTGTGACTTACCCCAAATCAG GTACAGTCTGGATGCAGGAGATCCTCTCACTGGTGCTGAATGGAGGCGATCTGACGCCCATCCAAACTATTCCTAATTGGGACAGGGTTCCCTGGCTGGAAAACACGAGATTAGCAAAGGTTGTTGATCGGCTGAAATCACCACGGGCACTGGTTTCACATTTTCCCTATTACCTCATGCCCCAATCTTTACACACCTCCAAAGCCAAG GTGATCTATATTATGAGAAACCCCAAGGATGTCATGGTTTCCTCCTACTACTTCCACCGAATGGCTAGATTTCTTGAAGATCCGGGGACATTCGATGAATTCATGGAGAAATTCTTAGAGggcaaag TGCTGTTTGGAAAATGGACAGACCATGTGAAGGGTTGGAGACTAGCAAAGCTGGGAGACAGAATATTGTACATCACATATGAAGAAATGGTTAAG GACCTGCCTGAAGCTCTCAGACACATTTCAGATTTCCTGGGCAGAAATCTGAGTGAAGAGACAATTCAGAAGATAGCAGAGCATTGCTCCTTTAAATCTATGAAGGCCAACCAAATGTCCAACTTCAGCTTGGTGCCAAAGAAATATATGGACTCTGAGAAATCAaatttttttagaaaag GTGTGGTTGGAGACTGGAAAAACCATTTTAACACAGAGCAACTGGCTCGATTCACATCAGTCATTCGCAAAGAGCTGGAGGGTGAGAGTTTCTCTCTGCCGTGGAGCCTGGATTGA
- the LOC137130272 gene encoding sulfotransferase 2B1-like isoform X2 has protein sequence MNAVYVAHTLESLEYAQHFSVEDTDVFGVTYPKSGTVWMQEILSLVLNGGDLTPIQTIPNWDRVPWLENTRLAKVVDRLKSPRALVSHFPYYLMPQSLHTSKAKVIYIMRNPKDVMVSSYYFHRMARFLEDPGTFDEFMEKFLEGKVLFGKWTDHVKGWRLAKLGDRILYITYEEMVKDLPEALRHISDFLGRNLSEETIQKIAEHCSFKSMKANQMSNFSLVPKKYMDSEKSNFFRKGVVGDWKNHFNTEQLARFTSVIRKELEGESFSLPWSLD, from the exons ATGAATGCAGTTTATG TAGCTCACACCCTTGAAAGTTTGGAGTATGCTCAACATTTCTCTGTGGAAGATACTGACGTGTTTGGTGTGACTTACCCCAAATCAG GTACAGTCTGGATGCAGGAGATCCTCTCACTGGTGCTGAATGGAGGCGATCTGACGCCCATCCAAACTATTCCTAATTGGGACAGGGTTCCCTGGCTGGAAAACACGAGATTAGCAAAGGTTGTTGATCGGCTGAAATCACCACGGGCACTGGTTTCACATTTTCCCTATTACCTCATGCCCCAATCTTTACACACCTCCAAAGCCAAG GTGATCTATATTATGAGAAACCCCAAGGATGTCATGGTTTCCTCCTACTACTTCCACCGAATGGCTAGATTTCTTGAAGATCCGGGGACATTCGATGAATTCATGGAGAAATTCTTAGAGggcaaag TGCTGTTTGGAAAATGGACAGACCATGTGAAGGGTTGGAGACTAGCAAAGCTGGGAGACAGAATATTGTACATCACATATGAAGAAATGGTTAAG GACCTGCCTGAAGCTCTCAGACACATTTCAGATTTCCTGGGCAGAAATCTGAGTGAAGAGACAATTCAGAAGATAGCAGAGCATTGCTCCTTTAAATCTATGAAGGCCAACCAAATGTCCAACTTCAGCTTGGTGCCAAAGAAATATATGGACTCTGAGAAATCAaatttttttagaaaag GTGTGGTTGGAGACTGGAAAAACCATTTTAACACAGAGCAACTGGCTCGATTCACATCAGTCATTCGCAAAGAGCTGGAGGGTGAGAGTTTCTCTCTGCCGTGGAGCCTGGATTGA
- the LOC137130272 gene encoding sulfotransferase 2B1-like isoform X1, whose translation MSSEMYMYYHGLMVPRETHPQESLNFAQEFSFKDDDVLAVTYPKSGTVWMQEILSLVLNGGDLTPIQTIPNWDRVPWLENTRLAKVVDRLKSPRALVSHFPYYLMPQSLHTSKAKVIYIMRNPKDVMVSSYYFHRMARFLEDPGTFDEFMEKFLEGKVLFGKWTDHVKGWRLAKLGDRILYITYEEMVKDLPEALRHISDFLGRNLSEETIQKIAEHCSFKSMKANQMSNFSLVPKKYMDSEKSNFFRKGVVGDWKNHFNTEQLARFTSVIRKELEGESFSLPWSLD comes from the exons ATGTCTTCCGAGATGTATATGTATTATCATGGACTTATGGTTCCCAGAGAGACTCACCCGCAAGAGAGCTTGAACTTTGCACAGGAATTCTCGTTTAAAGACGATGATGTCTTGGCTGTAACTTACCCGAAATCAG GTACAGTCTGGATGCAGGAGATCCTCTCACTGGTGCTGAATGGAGGCGATCTGACGCCCATCCAAACTATTCCTAATTGGGACAGGGTTCCCTGGCTGGAAAACACGAGATTAGCAAAGGTTGTTGATCGGCTGAAATCACCACGGGCACTGGTTTCACATTTTCCCTATTACCTCATGCCCCAATCTTTACACACCTCCAAAGCCAAG GTGATCTATATTATGAGAAACCCCAAGGATGTCATGGTTTCCTCCTACTACTTCCACCGAATGGCTAGATTTCTTGAAGATCCGGGGACATTCGATGAATTCATGGAGAAATTCTTAGAGggcaaag TGCTGTTTGGAAAATGGACAGACCATGTGAAGGGTTGGAGACTAGCAAAGCTGGGAGACAGAATATTGTACATCACATATGAAGAAATGGTTAAG GACCTGCCTGAAGCTCTCAGACACATTTCAGATTTCCTGGGCAGAAATCTGAGTGAAGAGACAATTCAGAAGATAGCAGAGCATTGCTCCTTTAAATCTATGAAGGCCAACCAAATGTCCAACTTCAGCTTGGTGCCAAAGAAATATATGGACTCTGAGAAATCAaatttttttagaaaag GTGTGGTTGGAGACTGGAAAAACCATTTTAACACAGAGCAACTGGCTCGATTCACATCAGTCATTCGCAAAGAGCTGGAGGGTGAGAGTTTCTCTCTGCCGTGGAGCCTGGATTGA